The DNA region ATGGGGAAATAGATACGCAACCGACTTCCGTTGCCGGCACTTACCAAGAGTCGGGCGGAGCACTGGTAGATGCTACGCTGATGCTTCAATTTGATATTCATCCAGGGGATTCAATAAAAATAGGCGAACTGACCATTCCTATTGCGGGTGAGGTAAAAGCGATTCCGGGCAGTACCGCCATTTCAACTTCCGTGGCGCCTCCTGTTATCATTCCCTATCGCTATATTGAGGCTACAAAACTGCTACAATTCGGCAGTCGAAAAGAATATCAATATTACTACAAGGTACAGGATACCGTCAATCTAAAACAACTGCAGGACAAACTAGAGCCCGAACTGGAATTGGAAAATGCTGATTTGGATACCCATACCAGCACCACGAACCGTTTGGGGAGGCGCTATGACAATGTGGGCAAGTTTCTGAACTTAGCTGCCTTTATCGCTTTACTCTTAGGATGTATCGGTATTGCCAGTTCGGTACATATCTACATCAAAGAGAAATTAAAAGCTATCGCTATTTTAAAATGTATGGGTGCTTCCCGACTTCAGAGTTTTCTGATTTTCCTGATTCAGATTGCCGGAATAGGAGCAATTGGTGGTCTCATCGGGTCGTTGATCGGGATTGGCATACAGGAGTTATTTCCGTATTTGCTCAAAGAGTTTTTACCCTTTGACCTTGAAATTACCATTTCCGTACAACCATTGATTATTGGGGTGTTGCTCGGGCTGTTTATGTCCGTTTTATTTGCACTTCTTCCCCTATTAAGAACCTGGTACGTATCGCCTTTGGATGTTTTAAGGGTTGATGAAAATTCGTCTCAAGAACCACAATCCATACGATTATTGGTATTTGGGGCCATTCTGGTATTCTTATTTTTATTTTCCTTTTGGCTGATCAGAGATGCCATGTATGCCTTGGCATTTGTTGGTGGTACTCTTGTTACGTTTACAGTTCTGGGGCTTGTAGCTTCGCTTTTTACAAAGTTGGTAAAACGCTTTTTTCCCAAGCATTGGAGCTTTACCGCACGGCAAAGTTTACTCAACCTTTTCAGGCCCAATAACCAAACGGTTGTTTTGGTGGTCGCTATTGGTTTGGGAACGTTCTTGATAAGCACCTTATATTTTACAAAAGATATTCTGTTGGCAAAAGCCGAAGTTGGAGATACTTCAGAAGCGGCCAATATGATAATTTTGGATATTCAACCGGAACAGCGCGATTCGGTTGCACAAACTATAAACGGCAAAGGTTTTCCCGTACTTAAGAATATTCCTTTGGTGACCATGCGAATGCACAACATTAACGGCACATCCGTAAATGAACTGCGAAAAGACACTACAAAACAAATACGCCGTTGGATTCTGAACCACGAATTTAGGACCACCTACCGTGATTCGCTTACCTCTTCTGAAAATTTGCTGGAAGGCGAATGGACGCCAGAAATAAAAACAGGCGAACCTATCTCTATATCCATTTCGGATAATCTGGCCAGAGATGCAAAACTGGGCATTGGCGACCCAGTTGTATTTAATGTGCAAGGTGTTTTAATGGAAACCACGGTGGGGAGCATCCGTGAAGTAGACTGGGCACAGATGCAGCTTAATTTTTCCATATTGTTTCCTAAAGGGGTTTTGGAACAAGCACCACAGTTCAACGTGTTTACAAGTACTATTCCGGACGAAAAAGGTTCGGCACTTTTGCAACGCGACTTGGTTGCGAAATTCCCGAACTTGACCATCATAGACCTGAGACAGGTTTCCTCCTTGCTGGAAGACATATTGGACCAAGTATCCTGGGTCATCAATTTTATGGCGTTTTTTAGCATTTTTACGGGTATTATCGTACTTATTGGCTCGGTTAGAACCAGTAAATACCAACGTATTAAGGAAAGCGTGTTGCTCCGTACGTTGGGCGCCAAAAACAATCAGATTTTAAAGATATCCGCTTTGGAATATGTGTTTTTAGGCTTGTTAGGAAGTTTGGTCGGAATTATACTAGCATTAATAAGTAGTCTATGTTTGGCCCTATTTGTTTTCAAGGAACCCTTTGTGCCGTCATATATTCCGTTTGTGGTGTTCTTACCGGGAATTACGCTGCTCGTCTTGATCATCGGTCTAAGTAATATTCAAACCGTGTTGCGTAGTTCGCCTTTGGAGGTGTTACGAAAAGAAGGATAATTATATGATGATTTGTTTAGTCTAAAATACAAATTCAATCAAATTTCAAAACTTCATTATATGCCAAAACATATAATTAGTAACATTAGCCCCATTTTATATGTCAAAGCATATAAAACACATATCAGAAACACCTACTAAAATCAATACTATAAAAATCATCAACAAAAAAGCCCCGTAAACATTTTGTTTACGGGGCTTTATATTCGCTATAGATAAGAACGTACTTTACCTATCGTTAATTTCCACAAGTTTGTCATCGCTCCATTCGCCACCGGCTA from Zobellia alginiliquefaciens includes:
- a CDS encoding ABC transporter permease, translating into MALRDAKASKVRLLLFMASIILGIAAVVSIQLFSTNLKDNIQRQSKALMGADFKIDSKQIPTERAQAIIDSLQPDAYEVNFVSMAVFPKNGGTKLVKVQGLEGDFPFYGEIDTQPTSVAGTYQESGGALVDATLMLQFDIHPGDSIKIGELTIPIAGEVKAIPGSTAISTSVAPPVIIPYRYIEATKLLQFGSRKEYQYYYKVQDTVNLKQLQDKLEPELELENADLDTHTSTTNRLGRRYDNVGKFLNLAAFIALLLGCIGIASSVHIYIKEKLKAIAILKCMGASRLQSFLIFLIQIAGIGAIGGLIGSLIGIGIQELFPYLLKEFLPFDLEITISVQPLIIGVLLGLFMSVLFALLPLLRTWYVSPLDVLRVDENSSQEPQSIRLLVFGAILVFLFLFSFWLIRDAMYALAFVGGTLVTFTVLGLVASLFTKLVKRFFPKHWSFTARQSLLNLFRPNNQTVVLVVAIGLGTFLISTLYFTKDILLAKAEVGDTSEAANMIILDIQPEQRDSVAQTINGKGFPVLKNIPLVTMRMHNINGTSVNELRKDTTKQIRRWILNHEFRTTYRDSLTSSENLLEGEWTPEIKTGEPISISISDNLARDAKLGIGDPVVFNVQGVLMETTVGSIREVDWAQMQLNFSILFPKGVLEQAPQFNVFTSTIPDEKGSALLQRDLVAKFPNLTIIDLRQVSSLLEDILDQVSWVINFMAFFSIFTGIIVLIGSVRTSKYQRIKESVLLRTLGAKNNQILKISALEYVFLGLLGSLVGIILALISSLCLALFVFKEPFVPSYIPFVVFLPGITLLVLIIGLSNIQTVLRSSPLEVLRKEG